The sequence below is a genomic window from Ovis aries strain OAR_USU_Benz2616 breed Rambouillet chromosome 19, ARS-UI_Ramb_v3.0, whole genome shotgun sequence.
GAGAACTGCTGTTCATCAAGCAGAGAATGGTGTTCATCCTCTTCCTAGAGGTAGGGAAGAAGTAAAGGCCTGTCCACAGGCAACACGGTGCTTGGTGTGGTGAAAGTCACATAACATACTGTTTTAACCATACTTACCTGTACAGTTCAGACGCACTAAGTACATCCCCACTGTGTGCAACGGCCACCATCATCCATCGCCTGAATTTCTCACCTTCATaatctgaaactctgtccccagttcccacccacccagcccctgGAATCAACCAGTGtactttctatgaatttgactattctagctCTCTCACAGGTAAAATCAAACAGTCTATGTCTGCACCTCATGTATATGGGAATGCATTAAGGTTAAGATTTTCCCTATAAACGGACTGTACTTCTCTTTCCCCCTGTGCTGTATACACAGTAGTACAGTAGTGTAAATATGTCTGGGGGGGATGAATCGGGAGAGTGGGGTAGACACCTACACACACTATGGCTGGTGGTGTCTGAAGAGGGGAGCCAGAGCCTGGTGTGTGCAGCGCAGACACGCCCCCTCGGCCCCAACGTGGAGCCCACAGGCCCTAAGGCACCGGTTCCCCGAGAccaacctccctgagcctcagtttcctcatctgtacaaccTCAAGGGTTTCACGATCAGTTACCACGCCAGACACTGCCAGGCCTAGTGTGTAGTAGAGGCTCTGCCTCAGAAAAACAGGACTCATGAAGAGGTCAGAACCAGGGCCTAAACTTTCACTCAAAATAGCCAGCCTGGGTCATTCTCTAGAGGAGTTTtaagtctctctctcacacacacatcacgcgcacacaccccacacactctTCTCTCTTACCTTCACCCTCACAGTTGCTTAGTTGAGGGCATTTCAAGGATATGGAGCCCACCTGGAGAGAAGTGAGCCCTTCTGCCGAATTTCAAATGCACTGACGTTTCAAGCTACTGTGGTGGACCTGAGGCCATGAAGCAGGCAGACATCTGCATTCAAGATGACAGCCATCCCTCTGCAATTAGACATGGCAGTCCTGGGATTTCATACCCTTCTCTTTGATCTGGAGAAACTGAAAAGCTGGACACATCTGTGAGGAAACTACAGACAGGAAAATAAGGGGTGATGTTTTCTTTTATCACTGCATTTATCCAAATTACCTTTAACAAGTACACATTGCtctttttatgtatcttttctttctctgatacAAATTCCCTGAGAAACAGAAACTCAAACAATTCCTCttataggagggaaaaaaattttttttccttaaaggtcAAAAACATTTGCACGTGTCAACCCATGTACTTTGTGATCCAGTACCATTTTTCAGCCATGATCCCCAATCCTTACACCCTGGGCACAGGCTATCTATTTTATtgtcacaaatgaggaaacctaGGCTCAGAAAGTCAGGCAGCCTCCCCAGGGCTGCATGGTGGTGAAGATCCATCAAACACCAAAAGCCTTGCCCTTCAACTGTGCTGCGAGAATGGTTGAGGCTGTGGGCCCATCTGAcccgctcccccgtccctgctgtGTGAATGGCTGAGGCTGTGGGCCCATCTGACCAGCTCCCCCGCCCCTGCTGTGTTGTTTCTACAGCCTCCATGTACTCTGAGATCCAGAGGGAGCGGGCCGACATCGGAGGCCTGATGGCCCAGCCAGAACACAGAGAATGGAACCCAGAGCTCATCAAGCCCAAGAAGCTGCTGAACCCCGTGAAGGCCTCCCGGAACCACCAGGAGATGCACCGCGAGCTGCTCATGAACCACAGGAGGTGGGAAAGGAGCCCCCCCACCCTGTGAAAGGCCAGCCTGGTAGTCACCCTGGGGCTCTGACAGACAGAGCAGGTCTGAGGGTGCCCCATGTggtcagcggagaaggcaatggcaccccactccagtactcttgcctggaaaatcccatggatggtggagcctggtaggctgcagtccatggggttgcgaagagtcggacacgactgagcgacttcactttcacgcactggagaaggaaatggcaacccactccagtgttcttgcctggagaatcccagggacgggggagcctggtgggctgccgtctgtggggtcacacagagtcggacaggactgaagcgacttagcagcagcagcagcagcatgtggtcAGCAGCACACACTGTGGAGGTCCAGCAGCCCTGTGACCCCGCCTAGTCAGCCACGGGTGCCTGCTCTCCATGTGTCGGCTGCGTGGATGCCCTGTGCCCAGACCGAGGGGCACACAGGGGAATGGGACCCAGTTCCTGCCCTCACAGAGGAGACCGATGTTTGACCAGATGGTGGGACGGGTGCTTTGAGGGAGGCACGAATGGCCTGCGACCCCAGCGGAGCCACCAGCCTGGGCTCCAAGGACGAAGTGATGCCTCAGCTAGGGCTAGAAGAGTGGGTGGGAGTCAGCCAGGGTCGGAGGTGGGTACTAGCCGCGAGCAGCTGATGGATGAGAATGTGAGagtgcagaggaacctggaggagcTCAGAGAGAGTGAAGAATGTGGGGCTGTGAAGGGTCCCAGTGCTGGGTTTCACCGTACAGGAGGGACGAGTGGAGCAGGCAGGCCAGGAGCATGCAGTGGGCAAGGCTGGCTGAAGGTGTCGGGCCTGGGACTACTGGGTTACTGAGGGACTGTGGTGAAGtgcaggcttcccagctggcacaggggtaaagaacctgcctgccaatgcaggagacacaagagaggcaggtttgatccctgggtgaggaagatcccctgcaggaagaaagggcaacccactccagtattcttatctggaaaaatcccatggacggagaagcctggtgggctacagtccatggggttgcaaaaatagtcacacacgactgaggcaactgagcatgcatggggaagggagagggaggttgAGCGTCCCTCCCTTCCCAAGAAGGCCTCTATTCAGCAGCACCCGGACGCAGGTTGCAAAGCCTCCGAAGCTCCCTCTAGTGGTGGCTTTTGGTATTGACGCCGGCTGTGATTGTCCTTATTTTCAACTAACATACCGTCCAGCAGATCTCAtttttcatccatgttgtcttCCTGCCCGTTGGTTACTAGTCTCTCTGTATCCACCGAGACTGGTTAGGGCCCCTCAACAGAACCCAAAAACTCAAGGCCCTTGTATAAAGTGGCATTGCACAAGCCCGCCCTCGGTATCCACAAATTCAATCTGTGGAAACGGAGGGTTGACTGTGTATTGGAAGTACTTCGTCAAGATCTCTTTTAGAGTTATCCCTTTTAAAATCACCAGTTTGAAAAACAGAAGCCTAAAGACAAATCAGGGTGAATGTTTGagtataaataacaaaaatatgtacGTTATCTCTCACAAAtccataaagaaaaaatgaacagaaggtACAGTTAATTCACAGAACAAATGAAAGTAGCTGGCACCCATCTCCAAGCTGCTCCACCAGACCCTTCTTGCCTACCAGATTCTGCAATACAAGAAGACTGGACAGTAAGGAGAAATAGATGCTCTTAAATACTGTCGACAAAAGTTATAAATTGGATAACCTTTTCTAAGGAACAGATGGGAACATATAACCAAAAATCTTTGAAGATTTTgcctgacccagcaattctacttctagaaacTTACCCTGAGAAAATAACCAGTAATATCCTACAGCCTGCTCTCTGCACTCAGACAGGCCCGGGTACAGATCCGCCTTCAGTCTGTTCACACCTGTGACGTGGACTGGAGTCTCAAGTCTAGGGGTCCCCCTTCCCTGTACCCTGGAACAGAAATGCTTGCCCATCCCCGGGCTACCAGACTGCACGAGGCACTGGCTGACGTCAGTGCAGGCTGCAGCCCTGGGTGCAGGGCGGTGGGCGTCTCCTAACGCGCacctccccccccacacacacagggGCCTGGGTGTGGACAGCAAGCCTGAGCTGCAGCGTGTCCTGGAACACCGCCGGCGGAACCAGCTCAtcaagaagaagaaggaggagctGGAGGCCAAGCGGCTGCAGTGCCCCTTTGAGCAGGAGCTGTTGAGACGGCAGCAGAGGCTGAACCAGGTGGGTGGGGGCCCCAGCCCCAGCTTCCTCCAAGACTACCTGCTGGCCCAGGGAGGCGCTCAGCCTGCAGTCACAGCTGATGAGGAGGCGGAGCCAGATGAGGACTGGACCCAGGGTCCACCCCTGGCCTGCGTTCTCACTCGGCCACTCCCTTCGCTGTGTGACTTGGGTTCAGAGAGGGAACGCACTGGTCCAGTTTTCTCATTGGCCCCATCTATTGCATGCTGATTCTGATTATCTTCTCACAGCTGCCCTGTGAGCCCAGTGGAGTTACCATTTGAGAAATGAGGAACCTAGGGCTCAGCTGAGGTCCGCAATTTGAAGCAGGCTTCCTGGGGAGAACAGTCCCATGCTGTGTCCCCTCAGCTTCCAAGCTGGTGGCAGAACTGATCCTGGTTGTTTCCCCAGAGAGGACCCTGGGTCCAAACCCAGTGGCTTTTGAGTGGGAATCTCCCTAGCCCACCCACCTCacatctctgcttctctttcctttagCTGGAGAAACcaccagaaaaggaagaggaccATGCCCCTGAGTTTATTAAAGTCAGGGAAAACCTGCGGAGAATCACCACttttaccagtggggagagggcgCTGTAGAGCTGGCTCCAGAGCCCCAGCGCCCCCACCAGCCCGCCCCGGCCCCCACCGTGCCCCTCCAGCCCTCCTGTACCTGGCAGCCCTGGCCCCTAGACTCGGCTCTGTGGTGTTCATGCTCGCTCCTGGAAACCTGAGCCCCAGAAGATGGGGGATCGTGAACACAGGCTTCTCCTTCTAGCACTCATCGCTCCTGCTCCCAGAAGCAGCCGCTGCTGAAGGAACTTCCCCAGGCTCCCTCCTTGAGCAGCTGCTGAGCCCTGCCAAGATGCTTCAGGCAGAGCTGGGAAGGGACGGGCGCCTCTCTGGCCCCATGGGGCCCTGCTTCTCTGGACAGCCCAGGTCTCAGAGAGCTGCCCTATGTGGTCGCTGCAGCCAGGTGTGAGGCAGCTAAGCAGAGCATCGTGGGGGCACCTACCCTGAAAGCCTGAGGGGAGAATGGTCTGTCCTCAGGAAGGGCGGGGCGGCCCAAGGCCGCCCTCCAAGGTAGACGCACACTAACAAAGACAGCTTCGGATGGTCTgccagcctctccccaccccttcaCCTTTATTCCCTCCACACCACCCGCCTACACCCTGTAACCACAGCAGCCCAGGGCTGCAGCCGCTCCGCTTCCGGAAGTTAGAACAGTGCTGCTTGAACTGTACTGTGCCTATAAGTTACTAGGGCCCTTTGCTGGAAGACGGCTTCTGATCCCGCAGGTTGGGGTGAGAGCTGAGAATCTTGTTTCTAACAAGCTCCTGGACTGCCGCTCTGAGGCCCACACTGTCCCTGACAAGGCTGTAGCATCCAGGGATGGCGAATAAAAGCCCTCCCAGCTCCCGTGACCCCCGTCCTGGAGATTCCCATCCGCCTCCACAGCCCCAAGGCGCTCTTTATTTTCCTCCCACCCCAGGCGCCCGGGAACAGCCCGAGCTAGGAAACGGTGTTGGTTATGGGACCAGAGATGCATGTGATCGCCAATCTGCCTTTCTTACCACACGGATGCAATTCTAGCCAAAAAAACtcacaaaacttttttaaaagaatccttCCCCAAAGCCTACAAAAAGCAAATAATATAGTGATTTTCAACAAGCTTTGGAAAACATAAGAAACCAGCTTGaagaccccagccccaccctgcgaCACTGGCCCCGCTGAGTGCACCTGAGGCCCACGCCTGACTCGGATTCTGTCGCTGGGGCCAACTCCATGGACTCACCCATTCTTTCTGAGAACTCGCCTCCCAACACGGACCAAATGTTTGAACTTTCGCTCCTGTCCCATATTTGAAGATCTGGAGACCCACCaggcttttccttttcccctgaAGAATAAAACCCCTGCcccatagctcagtcggtaaagaatccacctgcaatgtgggagacctgggttcagtcctgggtcgggaagctcccctggagaaggaaatggcaactcactccagtgttcttgcctggagaatcccatggtcacaggagcctggcgggctacagttcatgggatcgcaagagtcagacacaacttagtgttttctttctctggcttTGTAAACCCATCGTTCAAGGTAACAGGGCTCCAGTAGAAAAGCATTTCCTTTTACCCCCAACCCTGCCCACCAAGACTGCTGGGCAGAGCTGCCGCTGGGATGCAGTCTGGTGACTGGACcgaaggtgggagggaagggacCGCCCTGGTGTTACTCCTCCCACCAGAGACATCGTCCTTCTCCTGTGTGTGCTGAGGGGCGTGAACAGACATGCTGCGTGTGGGGAGGGACGAAGGGAGGCTCTGAAAGGCTCTTGAATGTGACCATTTTGGTGAGAAGGAGGGAATGCTATTTTACATGTCTGTCTGGCAAAGGTCACGCTAAAAATGCACAACCCGAGTAAAGACCACCACTTCCCCAAAGAAGTCGCCCCCTGTTGTTCAGACATGTGAGGAGAACGAGACTGAGCGTCTAGGGTGGAGGAGCCCCCAAGGGAATGCCTGGGGGGTTCACTGTGGGCCCCAGGGTGCTGCACGGGGGCAGCAGGGCACGGAGACAAAGCCCTGGAGAATCAGAACAGACCGCGAGTGCCACGGCGTccctggagcctggcagacacCCCTCTTCCCGCCCAGGGCTCCGTCCCCACTCCTCCTCTCTGGCCCACTCCAGGGGTGACCACGTGACCAGGTACAGCCAGCGACGTTTACAACGAAGGGGCTCCTGGAAAGCTTGTTTTCCTGATGAGACAGATTGGGTAACACGCCCTTGCCCCTCCCTTCGTCGAGGGTGGGACACCTGGAGCCACAGCAGCCATGCTGCTGTCATGAGAAAATGGTCAAGAGAATCTCCGAGAAGGGCCCAACTGTCATGTGACCAAGCCGATGCCGGCAGCCATcctcctccaggattcttgtACATACAAATAAATCCCCTTGTTTACGCTACTGTTGGTCGGCCTCTATTCTGTGGAAAAACATTCCTAACAGAAGCCCAGCTCTGTGGGCCAGAGTTACCTGCAGCCTGTCCTGAAAGTCAGATTCCCCTCTGTCATCAGAAACCTACTGGATCAGGACCCCCAGCGACAGTGCCGGGGACCTGTTTCTGCACATCTGCTGGGCAGCCTACACAGCACGGGTCTGCGAACAGCTGCctgggcatcaccgactcacacATCCTAAGTATGTGTCGAGACTATGCCCTGTGGCAGGCGACGTGCCACGTGTGGGGGACTCTACCTGCTCCTGTTCTCCCTACTTGGGGCCCCGCCCCCCACAGCCTGTAACAGAGCAGCTGAAATGTTAAAAGTCCTGGTAAAATCTAAGGCAGATTGCGTCGCTCGTCTGGCTCCCAGTCGAGTCCTTCCTGCGACCTGGAAGGCCCTGTGCATCCTGCTCGCACTCTCCCCTCTGCCCCACTTCCCACCGCCCTCCCCTTCCTCACCCAGCTCCAGCCAGGCCACTCCCGGCCCTGCACGCCCTGCCCCTTCACCTGCTCTTCCCCGGCCAGGTCCGGCCTTCCCTCCCAGAGCCACGCAGCGCGCTCCCTCACATTCGGGTCTTTGTCATGCTCTTCCTAAACCGGGTCCCTTGGTCACCCTTTCTAGAATCTCAACATCTGACACTCTTCCTgtcccttctttccctccttgcCACTTATCCCCATCTACCATGTATTCCACTTCCCTTGTGTGTCTCTCCTAACGATAACGCTGGCTCCACGAGGGCAGATTTATGTCTGTCTTGTTTATGACTGAATCTCAAATGGCCATCCTCCTTCCCTGCCAGCAGGTGGCCTCCCTGGTGCCACTCTGGCAGCTGGCCCCAGGGAAAAGAGCCCCAGCCCTCCCGCTCACAGCCCAAGACAACCCCAGCCCTCCCGCTCTCGGCTCAGAGAATAGGCACTGGCCACTGAGGGCACAAGGCACACAACAGGTGCTCAGTACATGTCTgctgagtgaaagaggagaaccgCCATCCTCCTCCCCCCTGCTTTTGCCGCAacacctccagcctcctcccaggTGCAGGGTGCAGCCCCTCTCCTCGCCAGCACCTGCCTGCACCCGCCTCCGCCATGCTGACCCTCACCGAGCTGTCAGTCTGGCCCAGAAGCTCTCCTCTGGCTTCCTGAGCTTCTGTCGGCACGCGTGGGTCCTACCAGCACTTGTACCTTCAGGATGCACGTTGGAGCTGCGTGGCTCCCAACACCCCACTTGCTGGGCCCCCATAGAGTTAGGTCATCCCTGAAGGCAAAGGTCAGGCATCACCCTGTCCTAGAGATCTTGGAGAAGGAGAGGCCTGAGGCTGTAGCTGAGACGGCAAACCGTGCCCTAAACGGGGAGCCAAGAGCAGCGAGCCCTGTTCGCGCTGAGGCCACTCACACCCACCAGACCACAAGTCCTGGACTGGGTATGAGGCACCCTCTTCGATGGCAGACCAGctgtggcgctggtggtaaagaatctgcctgccaatgcaagagacacaagagccaagggctcaatccctgggtcgggaagatctggaggagggaatggcaactccagtattctcacctggaatatcccatggacagaggagcctggcggctacagttgcaaagagttgattcaacTGAGCGCTcgcgcgcgcgtgcgcgcgcacacacacacacacacacacacacacacacagcactaaACACAAAACCTGGGGGGCTGACCTGGTgcttcagtggctaagactccacactcccaatgcagagtgcccaggttcaaccccttgtAAGGGAACTGCACAATTAAGACCCAGAGCaagcaaagaaatattttaaaaaaaagaaaaacaaaaaaaaacaaaaactcgggagagagatgggagaccTCAGGAGGTGAAGGGATGCTTCCCGCCTGGTTTACAGGCCAAGCTCACCACACTTGACATTACACAGATTCCAGGCCTCATGAGAGCAAGGACCCACCTGACTGCTCTCCCTTACCAGTCCCAACCAGGGCTCTGCACACAGTACGTGTTCGCAAAAGCTGTGACTAGCCATCATTTATGATTATCCACACACAGTATCCATACTGTGACTGCATTTATGGACAGCCAGCAAGGTCACCACCCGTAACAATTTGGTGTCATCCTCCCTGTtgtgcagatgaagaaaccaaggcgcAGGTAAGCTCAAAGacatgatgttgttgttcagtcgtgtctgactctttgtggccccatagactgtagcacaccaggcttccctgtccttcaccatctcccagagcttgctcaaactcacgttcattgaggcGGACCTGATAGAAGTCAC
It includes:
- the FAM107A gene encoding actin-associated protein FAM107A isoform X5 — translated: MYSEIQRERADIGGLMAQPEHREWNPELIKPKKLLNPVKASRNHQEMHRELLMNHRRGLGVDSKPELQRVLEHRRRNQLIKKKKEELEAKRLQCPFEQELLRRQQRLNQLEKPPEKEEDHAPEFIKVRENLRRITTFTSGERAL
- the FAM107A gene encoding actin-associated protein FAM107A isoform X3 — its product is MGAAQGKKKEYSPQAVFHNENEKQRLNGSASMYSEIQRERADIGGLMAQPEHREWNPELIKPKKLLNPVKASRNHQEMHRELLMNHRRGLGVDSKPELQRVLEHRRRNQLIKKKKEELEAKRLQCPFEQELLRRQQRLNQLEKPPEKEEDHAPEFIKVRENLRRITTFTSGERAL
- the FAM107A gene encoding actin-associated protein FAM107A isoform X1 codes for the protein MYSEIQRERADIGGLMAQPEHREWNPELIKPKKLLNPVKASRNHQEMHRELLMNHRRGLGVDSKPELQRVLEHRRRNQLIKKKKEELEAKRLQCPFEQELLRRQQRLNQVGGGPSPSFLQDYLLAQGGAQPAVTADEEAEPDEDWTQGPPLACVLTRPLPSLCDLGSERERTGPVFSLAPSIAC
- the FAM107A gene encoding actin-associated protein FAM107A isoform X2 encodes the protein MGSLERQPSEKKEYSPQAVFHNENEKQRLNGSASMYSEIQRERADIGGLMAQPEHREWNPELIKPKKLLNPVKASRNHQEMHRELLMNHRRGLGVDSKPELQRVLEHRRRNQLIKKKKEELEAKRLQCPFEQELLRRQQRLNQLEKPPEKEEDHAPEFIKVRENLRRITTFTSGERAL
- the FAM107A gene encoding actin-associated protein FAM107A isoform X4; the protein is MAQRLGERVRGPTEATGLYRAVLLRSASMYSEIQRERADIGGLMAQPEHREWNPELIKPKKLLNPVKASRNHQEMHRELLMNHRRGLGVDSKPELQRVLEHRRRNQLIKKKKEELEAKRLQCPFEQELLRRQQRLNQLEKPPEKEEDHAPEFIKVRENLRRITTFTSGERAL